In Phocoena phocoena chromosome 11, mPhoPho1.1, whole genome shotgun sequence, one DNA window encodes the following:
- the TST gene encoding thiosulfate sulfurtransferase: MVQQVLYRALVSTKWLAESVRAGRLGPGLRVLDASWYSPGTREARKEYLERHVPGASFFDIEECRDRASPYEMMLPSKAGFADYVGSLGISNDTHVVVYDGDNLGSFYAPRVWWMFRVFGHRTVSVLNGGFRNWLKEGHPVTSEPSRPEPAVFKATLDRSLLKTYEQVLENLESKRFQLVDSRAQGRYLGTQPEPDAVGLDSGHIQGSVNMPFMDFLMEDGFEKSPEELRAMFEAKKVDLAKPIIATCRKGVTACHIALAAYLCGKPDVAIYDGSWFEWFHRAPPETRVSQGKGGKA; this comes from the exons ATGGTTCAGCAGGTGCTGTACCGGGCGCTGGTCTCCACCAAGTGGCTGGCGGAGTCCGTCCGGGCTGGCAGGCTGGGCCCTGGCCTTCGAGTGCTGGACGCCTCCTGGTACTCGCCGGGCACCCGCGAGGCCCGCAAGGAATACCTAGAGCGCCATGTGCCCGGCGCCTCCTTCTTTGACATAGAGGAGTGCCGGGACAGAGCGTCGCCCTACGAGATGATGCTGCCCAGCAAGGCGGGCTTCGCCGACTACGTGGGCAGCCTGGGCATCAGCAACGACACGCACGTGGTGGTGTACGATGGTGACAACTTGGGCAGCTTCTATGCGCCGCGGGTCTGGTGGATGTTCCGCGTGTTTGGCCACCGCACCGTATCCGTGCTCAATGGTGGCTTCCGGAACTGGCTGAAGGAGGGCCACCCGGTGACATCTGAGCCCTCACGCCCAGAGCCAGCTGTCTTCAAAGCCACACTGGACCGCTCCCTGCTCAAGACCTACGAGCAGGTGCTGGAGAACCTCGAATCGAAGAGGTTCCAGCTGGTGGATTCACGGGCCCAAGGGCGGTACCTGGGCACGCAGCCGGAGCCAGATGCAGTAG gaCTGGACTCAGGCCACATCCAAGGCTCAGTCAACATGCCCTTCATGGACTTCCTGATGGAGGATGGCTTCGAGAAGAGCCCGGAGGAGCTCCGTGCCATGTTCGAGGCCAAGAAGGTGGACCTCGCAAAGCCCATCATCGCCACATGCCGAAAGGGTGTCACTGCCTGCCACATCGCCCTGGCCGCCTACCTCTGCGGCAAGCCCGATGTGGCCATCTATGACGGCTCCTGGTTCGAGTGGTTCCACCGGGCCCCCCCGGAGACCCGGGTGTCCCAGGGGAAAGGCGGGAAGGCGTGA